The following are from one region of the Synechococcus sp. CBW1108 genome:
- a CDS encoding GNAT family N-acetyltransferase — protein sequence MDAPRLLIHAPGAPGLRWLGLGPGLWPSRGLWKLQRLLNQHAFWAQGRSLGQLRQMLAGSAAVVSIWRGKRLVGFGRASSDGVFRAVLWDVVIPPDLQGQGLGRQLVEALLAAPALRGVTRTYLMTTNSASFYRQLGFSDAAPQELLVKQSSSTG from the coding sequence ATGGACGCACCGCGCCTCCTGATCCATGCCCCAGGGGCACCCGGCCTGCGCTGGCTGGGGCTGGGCCCGGGCCTGTGGCCGAGCCGCGGGCTGTGGAAGCTGCAACGGCTCCTCAACCAGCACGCCTTCTGGGCCCAGGGGCGCAGCCTCGGCCAGCTGCGCCAGATGCTGGCCGGCAGTGCGGCGGTGGTGAGCATCTGGCGCGGCAAGCGGTTGGTGGGATTCGGGCGGGCCAGCAGCGATGGCGTCTTCCGCGCCGTGCTCTGGGATGTGGTGATCCCGCCAGACCTCCAGGGCCAGGGGCTGGGCCGCCAGTTGGTGGAGGCCCTACTGGCGGCCCCAGCCCTGCGCGGCGTGACCCGCACCTACCTGATGACCACCAACAGCGCCAGCTTCTACCGGCAGCTGGGCTTCAGCGACGCCGCCCCCCAGGAGCTGCTGGTGAAACAGAGCTCCTCCACCGGGTAA
- the mutS gene encoding DNA mismatch repair protein MutS — protein sequence MAAEADQQLSLAAALGLPEESPPATEELAPPAKAGRPRTRQASPRPAPEAPPAAGPDLPPWHHHGLVEPEQLPPMLRHYVELKRAHPDRVLLYRLGDFFECFFEDAITLSRLLELTLTGKEAGKALGRVPMAGIPHHAAERYCGELVRRGLSVALCDQLETAASKGPAKGELLKRGITRVLTPGTVLEEGLLAARRNNWLCAVVLEGAGSSDRDRSGRRWGLAVADVSTGEFRVTEREGSDALHQELLQVEAAEVLWPSADAPASPAWCPEALRLTPLPRTPFEAPEASATLKQRFGLASLAGLGLGEAPLALRAAGGLVTYLDTTFQEAQVPLDPPTTWHAGDQLVLDAATRRNLELTKTQLGGSIHGSLLWALDRTHTAMGGRCLRRWLLAPLVERAAILERQGGVSELVAQRSLRLAIRRLLRPMGDLERLAGRAGAGSAGARDLVALADGLERLPQLAAQLAKASSAPLQALARPWPELEALAADLRHTLLDAPPLSLSEGGLIHDGVDPALDGLRNQLDDQDAWLAGQEAEERRLSGISTLKLQYHRTFGYFLAVTKAKAAAVPEHWIRRQTLANEERFVTPALRNREGAIQQLKARAAQREYELFCSLRGRVGEQAAAIRSAARLVAELDTLAALAEVAATGGYCCPEITDPSGPEARLLQIEAGRHPVVEQLLVEEPFTANGVALGAIPEAAPDSDPRPDLIILTGPNASGKSCYLRQSGLLQLMAQMGSWIPAAAARLGIADRIFTRVGAGDDLASGQSTFMVEMAETANILHHASARSLVLLDEIGRGTATFDGLSIAWAVAEHLATPAERGGIGARSIFATHYHELNALADQLPNVANAQVLVQETGDALVFLHRVAPGGASRSYGIEAARLAGVPAAVVLRARQVLGRIEANSVIQVDQEIKGDGALAA from the coding sequence GTGGCCGCGGAAGCCGACCAGCAGCTTTCGCTTGCAGCCGCCCTGGGCCTGCCCGAGGAGAGCCCGCCGGCTACCGAGGAGCTGGCGCCGCCTGCCAAAGCGGGCCGGCCCCGCACCCGCCAGGCCAGCCCCAGGCCGGCGCCGGAAGCCCCGCCGGCAGCCGGCCCCGACCTGCCCCCCTGGCACCACCACGGCCTGGTGGAGCCGGAGCAGCTGCCGCCGATGCTGCGCCACTACGTGGAGCTCAAGCGCGCCCATCCCGACCGGGTGCTGCTCTATCGCCTGGGCGACTTCTTCGAGTGCTTCTTCGAAGACGCCATCACCCTCTCGCGCCTGCTGGAGCTGACCCTCACCGGCAAGGAGGCCGGCAAGGCGCTCGGTCGGGTGCCGATGGCGGGCATCCCCCACCATGCCGCCGAGCGCTACTGCGGTGAACTGGTGCGCCGAGGCCTGAGTGTGGCCCTCTGCGACCAGCTGGAAACCGCCGCCAGCAAGGGGCCAGCCAAAGGCGAACTGCTCAAACGGGGCATCACCCGCGTGCTCACCCCCGGCACCGTGCTCGAAGAGGGCCTGCTGGCCGCCCGCCGCAACAACTGGCTCTGCGCGGTGGTGCTGGAGGGCGCGGGCTCCAGCGATCGGGATCGTTCTGGCCGCCGCTGGGGCCTGGCGGTGGCCGATGTGAGCACCGGCGAATTCCGGGTCACGGAGCGCGAAGGCAGCGATGCCCTGCACCAGGAGCTGCTGCAGGTGGAGGCCGCCGAGGTGCTCTGGCCCAGCGCCGACGCCCCCGCCAGCCCCGCCTGGTGCCCCGAGGCCCTGCGGCTGACGCCCCTACCCCGCACCCCCTTTGAGGCGCCGGAAGCGTCCGCCACCCTCAAGCAGCGCTTCGGCCTGGCCAGCCTCGCTGGCCTGGGGCTCGGGGAAGCACCGCTGGCACTACGGGCAGCGGGCGGCCTGGTGACCTACCTGGACACCACCTTCCAGGAAGCCCAGGTGCCCCTGGATCCCCCCACCACCTGGCACGCCGGCGACCAGCTGGTGCTCGATGCCGCCACCCGCCGCAACCTGGAGCTCACCAAAACCCAGCTGGGCGGCAGCATCCACGGCTCCCTGCTCTGGGCGCTGGATCGCACCCACACCGCCATGGGCGGTCGCTGCCTGCGCCGCTGGCTGCTGGCGCCGCTGGTGGAGCGCGCCGCAATCCTGGAGCGCCAGGGGGGCGTCAGCGAGCTGGTGGCCCAGCGCTCCCTGCGGCTGGCGATCCGCCGGCTGCTACGGCCCATGGGCGACCTGGAGCGCCTAGCCGGCCGCGCCGGGGCGGGCAGTGCCGGCGCCCGGGATCTGGTGGCCCTGGCCGATGGTCTGGAGCGCCTGCCCCAGCTGGCCGCCCAGCTCGCCAAAGCCAGCAGCGCCCCCCTGCAGGCCCTGGCCCGGCCCTGGCCCGAGCTCGAGGCCCTGGCCGCCGACCTGCGCCACACCCTGCTCGATGCCCCACCCCTTTCCCTCAGCGAGGGCGGCCTGATCCACGACGGCGTCGACCCGGCCCTCGATGGGCTGCGCAACCAGCTCGACGACCAGGACGCCTGGCTGGCCGGCCAGGAAGCCGAGGAGCGGCGGCTCAGCGGCATCAGCACCCTCAAACTCCAATACCACCGCACCTTCGGCTACTTCCTGGCCGTCACCAAGGCCAAGGCGGCGGCGGTGCCGGAGCACTGGATCCGCCGCCAGACCCTGGCCAACGAGGAGCGCTTCGTCACCCCGGCCCTGCGCAACCGCGAGGGCGCCATCCAGCAGCTCAAGGCCCGCGCCGCCCAGCGGGAATACGAGCTTTTCTGCAGCCTGCGCGGCCGCGTCGGCGAGCAGGCTGCCGCCATCCGCAGCGCCGCCCGCCTGGTGGCCGAACTCGACACCCTCGCCGCCCTGGCCGAGGTGGCCGCCACCGGCGGCTACTGCTGCCCGGAAATCACCGACCCAAGCGGTCCCGAGGCCCGCCTGCTGCAGATCGAAGCCGGTCGCCACCCGGTGGTGGAGCAGCTGCTGGTGGAGGAGCCCTTCACCGCCAACGGCGTGGCACTGGGTGCCATCCCCGAGGCCGCGCCCGACTCCGATCCCCGCCCCGACCTGATCATCCTCACCGGCCCCAACGCCAGCGGCAAAAGCTGTTACCTGCGCCAGAGCGGCCTGCTGCAGCTGATGGCCCAGATGGGCAGCTGGATTCCAGCGGCTGCGGCGCGCCTGGGCATCGCCGATCGCATCTTCACCCGCGTCGGCGCCGGCGACGACCTGGCGAGCGGCCAATCCACCTTCATGGTGGAGATGGCCGAAACCGCCAACATCCTTCACCACGCCAGCGCCCGCTCCCTGGTGCTGCTCGACGAGATCGGCCGCGGCACCGCCACCTTTGACGGCCTGTCGATCGCCTGGGCCGTGGCCGAACATCTGGCCACCCCAGCCGAGCGCGGCGGCATCGGCGCCCGCTCGATCTTCGCAACCCACTACCACGAGCTCAACGCCCTGGCCGACCAGCTCCCGAATGTGGCCAACGCCCAGGTGCTGGTGCAGGAAACAGGCGACGCCCTGGTTTTCCTGCACCGGGTGGCCCCCGGCGGCGCCAGCCGCAGCTACGGCATCGAGGCCGCCCGCCTGGCCGGGGTACCGGCAGCGGTGGTGCTGCGGGCCCGCCAGGTGCTGGGCCGCATCGAGGCCAACAGCGTCATCCAGGTGGATCAGGAGATCAAAGGGGACGGCGCACTCGCCGCCTGA
- the holA gene encoding DNA polymerase III subunit delta — protein sequence MPIHLFWGEDEAARNRAVEALVQEQLDPTWASLNLSRLDGNDGGQAAQALEEARTPPFGTGSRVVLLQRSPFCSQCPAELAEGFEAALAQVAEGCHLVLVSPGKPDARLRTTKALQKLVKAGQAREQSFALPAIWDGAGQVDLVIRTARELGLSLEPAAAEALADAIGSDSARLASELEKLSLYVGSGAKIGLAAVQALVGGQATSSLAAGDALLAGRPADAIALLDALLAANEPALRIVAALSSQIRGWLWVSLLERAGEQDVAVIAKAAGIGNPKRIYVMRKQIRGRQSAVFLRLLGQLLEVEAALKRGTPAGDAFRDGFLLAG from the coding sequence ATGCCCATCCACCTCTTCTGGGGCGAAGACGAGGCGGCCCGCAACCGCGCCGTGGAGGCCCTGGTGCAGGAGCAACTCGATCCCACCTGGGCCAGCCTCAACCTCAGCCGCCTCGATGGCAACGACGGCGGCCAGGCGGCCCAGGCCCTCGAGGAGGCCCGCACGCCCCCATTCGGCACCGGCAGCCGGGTGGTGCTGCTGCAGCGCAGCCCCTTCTGCAGCCAGTGCCCGGCCGAGCTGGCCGAGGGCTTCGAGGCCGCCCTGGCCCAGGTGGCCGAGGGCTGCCATCTGGTGTTGGTCAGTCCCGGCAAACCCGACGCCCGCCTGCGCACCACCAAGGCCCTGCAGAAGCTGGTGAAGGCCGGCCAGGCCCGGGAGCAGAGCTTTGCCCTGCCGGCCATCTGGGACGGCGCCGGCCAGGTGGACCTGGTAATCCGCACCGCCCGGGAACTGGGGCTCAGCCTTGAGCCGGCCGCCGCCGAAGCCCTGGCCGACGCCATCGGCAGCGACAGCGCGCGCCTGGCCAGCGAGCTCGAGAAGCTGAGCCTGTATGTCGGCTCCGGCGCCAAGATCGGCCTGGCTGCCGTGCAGGCCCTGGTGGGGGGCCAGGCCACCAGCTCCCTGGCGGCGGGCGATGCCCTGCTGGCGGGTCGCCCCGCCGATGCCATCGCCCTGCTGGATGCCCTGCTGGCCGCCAACGAACCGGCCCTGCGGATCGTGGCCGCCCTCAGCAGCCAGATCCGTGGGTGGCTTTGGGTCAGCCTGCTGGAGCGCGCCGGCGAGCAGGACGTGGCCGTGATCGCCAAGGCGGCTGGCATCGGCAACCCCAAACGCATCTATGTGATGCGCAAACAGATCCGCGGCCGCCAGAGCGCCGTTTTCCTGCGCCTGCTCGGCCAGCTGCTCGAGGTGGAAGCCGCCCTCAAACGGGGCACCCCGGCTGGCGACGCCTTCCGCGACGGCTTCCTGCTGGCGGGCTGA
- a CDS encoding type II toxin-antitoxin system Phd/YefM family antitoxin, whose amino-acid sequence MTTVPLAQARQQLSGLVDRVRAGEPVVISRHGKPVARLVFEPSADPTAQQWLERLRRLHHEASHGAV is encoded by the coding sequence ATGACCACCGTTCCACTGGCACAGGCTCGCCAACAGCTCTCCGGATTGGTTGATCGCGTGCGGGCCGGTGAGCCGGTGGTGATTAGTCGCCATGGCAAGCCGGTGGCGCGGCTGGTTTTTGAGCCCTCGGCCGATCCCACGGCCCAGCAGTGGCTTGAGCGCTTACGTCGCCTGCACCACGAGGCAAGCCATGGAGCCGTTTGA
- a CDS encoding precorrin-8X methylmutase produces the protein MADAGAEFDHPIFCESLRLIRDLPGTAAALAALGTLQQDVLLRLIHSSGDPELAGHLRFGPGACEAALAALAAGAPILTDTAMAAAAVAPMAGRTFGNQVRSVLDWAPERAPAGSTRTAAGMAAALAALRPGVVLIGSAPTALEVLLELVAAKTVPAPALVIGMPVGFVGVAQSKRHLAESGLVHIRLEGSKGGAGLVAAACNALLRSAWLQAASAPSPLIS, from the coding sequence ATGGCCGACGCCGGCGCCGAGTTTGATCATCCGATTTTTTGTGAAAGCCTGCGGCTGATCCGAGACTTGCCGGGAACGGCGGCGGCGCTGGCGGCGCTGGGCACCCTGCAGCAGGACGTGTTGCTGCGGCTGATCCACAGCAGTGGTGATCCAGAGCTGGCCGGACACTTGCGGTTTGGGCCGGGGGCCTGTGAGGCGGCTCTGGCGGCCCTGGCGGCTGGGGCGCCGATCCTCACCGACACGGCGATGGCGGCGGCGGCGGTGGCGCCGATGGCGGGGCGCACGTTCGGCAATCAGGTGCGGAGCGTGCTGGATTGGGCTCCCGAGCGGGCGCCGGCGGGCTCGACGCGCACGGCGGCTGGGATGGCGGCCGCGCTGGCAGCGTTGCGCCCGGGAGTGGTGCTGATTGGCAGTGCCCCCACGGCCCTTGAGGTGCTGCTGGAGCTGGTGGCGGCAAAAACCGTGCCGGCGCCGGCCCTGGTGATCGGCATGCCGGTGGGGTTTGTGGGGGTGGCCCAGAGCAAGCGCCACCTGGCTGAGAGTGGCCTGGTGCATATCCGGCTCGAGGGCTCCAAGGGCGGAGCCGGCCTGGTGGCTGCGGCCTGCAACGCCCTGCTGCGCTCTGCCTGGCTTCAGGCGGCGAGTGCGCCGTCCCCTTTGATCTCCTGA
- the psbZ gene encoding photosystem II reaction center protein PsbZ — protein sequence MQILNTLTVLALVVLSFALIVAVPVLYASSEDSGRSNRLILLGGIAWVALVLVNWGMSLFVV from the coding sequence ATGCAGATCCTCAACACCCTCACCGTTCTGGCCTTGGTGGTGCTGTCGTTTGCGCTGATCGTGGCGGTGCCGGTGCTCTACGCCAGCAGTGAGGATTCGGGCCGCTCCAACCGCCTGATTCTGCTCGGGGGCATTGCCTGGGTGGCGCTGGTGCTGGTCAACTGGGGTATGAGTCTTTTCGTGGTCTGA
- the ribH gene encoding 6,7-dimethyl-8-ribityllumazine synthase yields MAIFEGRFTDTGGLRIAVVVARFNDLVTAKLLSGCLDCLGRHGIDIGSGDGSGSAQLDVAWVPGSYEIPLVAQRLAASRRYQVVITLGAVIRGDTPHFDVVVAEVSKGVAAVSRATGVPVIFGVLTTDTLQQALERAGIKSNLGWNYALQALEMGSLMAALPA; encoded by the coding sequence TTGGCGATTTTTGAGGGCCGGTTTACGGACACGGGTGGTCTGCGCATCGCCGTGGTGGTCGCCCGCTTCAACGACCTAGTGACCGCCAAGCTGCTCAGCGGCTGCCTCGACTGCCTGGGCCGCCACGGCATCGATATTGGCTCCGGCGACGGCTCCGGCAGCGCCCAGCTGGATGTGGCCTGGGTGCCCGGCAGCTATGAGATTCCCCTGGTGGCCCAGCGCCTGGCAGCCAGTAGGCGCTATCAGGTGGTGATCACCCTGGGGGCGGTGATCCGCGGCGACACGCCCCACTTCGATGTGGTGGTGGCCGAGGTGAGCAAGGGCGTGGCTGCCGTGAGCCGTGCCACCGGCGTGCCGGTGATCTTTGGCGTGCTCACCACCGACACCCTGCAACAGGCCCTCGAGCGGGCCGGCATCAAGAGCAACCTGGGCTGGAATTACGCCCTCCAGGCCCTCGAGATGGGCAGTTTGATGGCGGCACTGCCGGCCTGA